The region ATAGCAGCGAATCGTTGGGGAACCGCGATCCAGCAAGTCTCCGCCTGTATCACCTTGACCCGCAGTTACGTCTGTGGCGGCCGGTTGAGGCAAGCCATGATGCACTGTCCCAGACTTTTACCGCAAAGATCACGCAGATGGGGGCCTACTGCATAGGCACTGATGCTCAACCTCCACAATTTGTGCTTATTTCCCCTTCAGGTACGCCAGCTCTGGTGACGACCGCCCAACCCCAGTTCATCGTGGGCTGTGTCGAAGAAGGCTCTGGAGTAGTGCCCGAGTCGTTCCGCGCTACGCTTGACGGGGCCTCGTTAGAAGCAAGCTGGTCGGCGAAAGGCAGGCAGGCAGTGCTCCAAGTAAAGGAGCCGCTTGCTCCCGGCCCGCACACACTAGCGGTAAGCGGCAGGGACGGCGCGGGAAATTCCGGTAGCGCAACCTTTGAGATTCAGGTAGTGGTGCCGCCAGCGACACCGGAACTTGCGGTAACAAAGGTAGATGCCAACCAAGTGACGCTCGCGGTCAAGTACCCCAGCGGAGAGTCGGCCGCCCAAAAGACCTCTGTCAAACCTGCGAGCTACCAGATATGGCGTACCGACCCGGGACCGGGCCTCAGCTACCATCGCGTGGCCACCCTGCCGTCCAGTGCGGAAGGATTTGAGGATACGGAGGTACAGGCAGGTCAAACCTACCAATACGTCGCTGTGGCCTTGTCGGAAACGGGGTTGGAAAGCGCGCCCTCATCGCCGGTGACAGTGACAGTGCCCGAGGGCAGCGGAAGCACCCTCAGCACGACTCCTTCCACTCATGCTGGCTCGAGCTCAACCGTGCAGCCCTCGACTGGTGGCGAGCACGAGAAGCCGAAAGCTCGGGAAAATCTGCGCAAGGTGCTTGCGTTAGCCGGGTTTGGCATGGCAGCAGTGGCGCTGATCGTAGGCGTGGCGCTTGCTGTTATGCTGAGGCGCCGTAGATAAGCTGCCGAGGCAACACCAGTAAGACGGAAAGTGAAAACACTTGGTATCATGAGCAAAGTTATACTGCCCCGCTGACCGCCGCCGAGCCGCCGCACAAATCCGCAGTGGCACGAGACAGGTTTCCCATTCCGGGAAATGGGCAGAAATAACCTAGTAACAACCGCAAGAGAAGGGGAACATGAGATGCAAGCCACTCGCGGAGCCGTAGTTTCCATGAACTACGAAGTAAGAAACGATCAAGGGGAGCTTCTGGATGCTACCGACACCCCCATCGAATACCTGCACGGCTATGGGAACATTATTCCTGGGCTGGAGAAAGGGCTAGAAGGAGCCGAGCCGGGCGAGCACCGGTCGGTGGTCGTGGAGCCGGCGGAAGCTTACGGAGAGTTTGATCCTGACGCTGTCGTAACCCTCCCTTATGACGCCGTACTTGAAGGTGTGCAGCTGGAGCCGGGTATGCGCGTGGTCGGGGATACCCCCAGTGGACCGATTGAGCTTATCGTCCGCGAAGTAAACGAAGACACTATCGTGGTGGACGCCAATCACCCGCTGGCCGGACAAAGACTGTATTTTGAAGTAGATGTAGTCGATGTGCGGGCAGCCTCAGAGCAAGAACTGGCTCAAGGATACGTAGCGTAAGCTGGCAAACAGTGGCGGGGCCGGGTTCCTTTGGAACCCGGCCCCGCCATCTTTCTCAGCCAGGCACCCGCTCCCCCTGAGCCCTCTGGCACATCACGGCCTCCAGCCTCCTACAACACCACAGTCCAATGACCAATTTCTCCCGGGCTTTCCATCAGCGGGTCAATTTCAGCGGCTAAAGTCTTGAAGTGATCAGTGGAGAGGTGATAGGCAAACGCCTCTTCATTTTCGTACCGCTCGTAGAATAGAAACTCGTTGGGGTCCTTCGTGGAGCGACAAAGAGTGTATTCAATCACTCCTGGGTCGCTGGCCATGCTCTCTTTCATTTTCTTGACTGCCGCCACAAACTGGTCTGCACTACCCGCCCGGAGCTTGACTCTTGCTGTGACTATCAACATGCCGAGCTCATCCTCCTAAGTATGCTCTTCTTACTATGTCGCTCCGGCGCAACGTCTCTACGTCACCTTGTGCGACCACTCTACCGACTTCCAACACATATCCGTATTGAGCCACTCCCAGCGCAAGCCGCGCGTTCTGCTCCACCAACAGGACGCTGATCCCGCGGCTGTTGATTTCTTTAATAACCTCGCCAACCTGCTCTACAACCAACGGAGCCAACCCCACTGATGGCTCATCAAGGCAAAGGAGCTTCGGATCGGCCATGAGGCCCCGGGCAATGGCCAGCATCTGCTGCTCGCCGCCGCTTAGAGTCCCTGCGTTCTGTTTGGCACGTTCTTTCAGCCGAGGAAACAGGTGGTATACGTATTCGAGCGAGCGGTTGATTCCTTCCTTGTCTTTGCGCGTAGTGGCTCCCAGCTTAAGATTGGTGTATACGCTGAGATAGGGGAAAAGTTGACGGCCCTCGGGAACAAGAACAATACCCTTTCGCACTCGCGCATAGGTCTCCAAATGCGCGATAGACTCGCCCTCGAAAAGGATATCTCCGCTCCTGATGGGGACCAGGCCGGCAAGCGCTTTAAGAACGGTGCTCTTGCCAGCACCGTTAGCCCCTATCATGGTGACGACTGACCCTCGAGGAACCTCAATGCTTACATCTGAGACTGCTAGAGACTTGCCGTAGTAGACAGTGATATTTTTTATTTCAGCTATCATGCTCATCGCGGCAGCTCACCTGTCCTCACCCATTCCCTTTGTAGAGATCCTGGCCCTTCTCCGTGTTTGCATAGCCTGCTTGTCGCTTACCCTTGTTTGTGTCGCCCATCATTGTTTGGGCACGCCCTTTAGCCTCCCCCTGCTAATGGCCCAGAAGTCTTCAATAGCGGCGTAGTAGTCAAGTTTGCGACCCTCAGCCTTTTCTCGCTCAGCTACACGCTGGCGGTGAAACTCCTTGATCTCTTCCGGGATCGGCAAATTGCCAAACTCAATGTAACGAGTAATGCCTTCTAGGTCACGGATGCCCATGACCTTATCCTGGGCATGAATGTTGATTGAGAAGGGTGAGTCAAGAACTCCTGCAGCCACGGCCTTGACCGTCCCCACCACGATGTCGCCATCTCCCAGCTCAATGACCTTGTCGAGAATAGCCCTGACCTCGGCCTCTGCAATTTCCTCTTCTCGCTTAATGGCCGGATCATTCACCTCAATTTTCTGGTCGTGCATCACGCCAAACACCCACATGGCAGCCCGGTAGCTCTCCAAGTGAGCATCCATCGTGGGAACTCCAGCCGCCTCATCCACTGTCTTGACCGAGCAAACGTCAACTCCGCCAAGTGCGGCAGTCATCGCGGTATAGCCAATGTAGCCGAAGGCAGACCCCAGTTCTTGCGGGAACGGGTAAAGCGGCGACTGGCTGCCGAACACACCAGGAATCATCACGTCCGTGTAGCCAAACCGATCAAGATATTCCCGCATCAGGCGAGGCAACACTCGCATGTCAGCCAAATCCTGCACCAGGCATCCTTGGATGTTCACCTGTGGAAACACGCTTTTTACGCCCTGCTCGGCCGACACCAGCGCCTCAATTATCTGGGTAGCCATGTTTACGCTCATGGGAATGACAAAGTTGGGCAGCCAGCCGTGGCAGTCGGTGGTGATGATGACGCCGTGATCGGCGTAGTAGCCGATGAGTCGGGCCGTGTACTGAGCGGTTTCGATACACTCCTCAACCGTAGCCTTCTTGTCGTACCCAGCAATCCAGCCAAAAAAGCTGTTGGGAAAAGCATTCATGCCCGAAGCAAACGCGATTTCGGCCACAAGACGCTGGCCCACTCGCGACGAACGTGGATCGAGAGCCCCATCACAAGCCTCTACTAGCTTGCGGTTGTTCTTGACCCCGTAGTTTATGATCGGATAGCCGTTTAGAGCAGGCTTGCCAGTGCGGCGGGTTTCCTCAAGACCTTTTTCGACCTTTTCTAACTCAAGATTTCGCGTGTAGCTGTCGGTGGTTAGCGGCAAGAGATGAATGCCCAGCTCATTGAGGGATTGGACGAGCTTGATCTCATCCTCAAGTAAAGGTGTACCCTGGCGCGGAAAGAGTGATATGGGGCCTTCCTTGTGAATGCGCTCAAGAATTTTGTGAAAGCGCTTGCTGTCGGGCAAAGAGCGCTGGTACTCCACCGCCTCCTCTAGATCCACCTCGCGTCCCGTAGGCCAAACGGCAAGCACTTCCTTGCGCATCTCCATGAAGACATCTTCGTCGATGCGCTTTTGTCTTACTTTGATCAAACTGTTTCCTCCTGGCTCACTCATAGATGTAAAGCTCCTCCACTCTTTCTGGCAGGGGCACCCCTACTTCGTCCCAGCCCATTAGGAAGTAGTAGTACCGCTTTGCCCGCTCCATTTTCTCCGGATCTAGACCGGCCACGTAAGGTCCGTCGGTCTTTGGCTCAAAGAAGCGCACCGGCAACACGTCATCAGATGCCGATAGACCCTGGCGGATATTAAACAGCCGGGCGGCGGTAAGAATCCTCTCGGAAGCCCTGATTAATTCCGCCGCGCCAACATTCCAACCGGTCACAGCGCGCAGGATCTGGGTCGGCACATCGTAGTTGACTCCCACATAGGCTAGGTGACAGGTCAAAAGACAGTCATTTAGGAACTCTCTAATGTGCCCCACCTTGAATAACGCTACCTTGCGCGGGCTTATATCGTCCAACGGCAAAGTGTCAAGAAAGCCCAAGCTGAAGAAATCCTGCAGGCTGTTTTCGGTTACAAAGATGTCGTCGTGGACGTTCGCGCAATGATCGGCGCCGTTTGGATTCACCATGAAACCCAAGGCAAACGCTGGCAACCTTCTGGGCTCGTGCATTCCCGGATGCACGCCTTTAACCTCCACTGACAAGGCTTCTGCTTCCTTGCCGATCTTAGCTGCCGCCTCGCGGGAACCCTCGGCCAGGAGAGCCCCTATTCCCTCCCGCCGCGCGATGAGCCGCACACATTCAACCAGCGCCTCACCATTGCCAAACCGCAGCTCAAGTCCCCCGGTATCCTCGCGGGTAATAAGTCCGCGCTCAAAACACTCCATGGCGAAAGCGATGGTTGTGCCAGTGGAGATAACGTCAAGGGAGTTGGCGTTACAGATCTCGTTTGCCTTAGCCACTGCAGCGGGATCGTCCACCATGCAGTTGGTGCCCAGAGAGCATATGGCTTCGTACTCCGGTCCGCCGTATTCCTCATCAACAAAGTAAGGTGCACCGGAGCGCAAGCGTTTCTTGCAGCGGAGCGGACAGCCGAAGCAGCCCTCCATACCCACGCCTAGTCTTTCCTTGAGAGCCCCACCGTGGATGTTTTTCACCCCAGGGAAGGGAGCGCCCTTCCAGTTCTTGACCGGCAGGTGTCCGATTTCTTCCATACCTTCCATCTCCGGTCCGCCGGTGCCATACTCCGCCAGCACCTGCTGGAGCCAGAAGGTCTTCCAATGCTTTTGGGTAAGCCACTCATTGATAGCCTTTACCTCGTCCCGGCTATACACAGGCACCCGACCGGTCCCCCGCACAGCGACCGCCTTGAGATTCTTGGCGCCCATGACAGCGCCGAGGCCACCCCGACCTGCCGCATCAAAAGGACCGTGCATTATGCAGGCAAATGAAACCAGGTTCTCGCCACCGGGGCCGATCATCGCCACCCGCACGCGTTCATCTCCCAACTCGGACCGGATGGCGGCTTGTGTTTCTTTGGTCTCAAGTCCCCAGAGATGGCCAGCATCACGGATGCTAACCTCACCGTCCTTCACGTAGACAAAGACAGGCTTCTCCGCCTTGCCTTCCACGATCAGTACATCGTAGCCCGCTCTTCGTAGCTCAGTGCCCCAATACTCCCCCGCCTGGCACAAGGCAATGCCACCGGAAAGAGGGGACTTAGCCCCCACGGCATGACGCGCGGTGGCGTAAACGGCCGTGCCCGTTACAGGGCCACAAGCAAAAACCAGCTTGTTTTCGGGGCCAAGGGCATCAACGTATTCCGGAAGTTCCTTAAGAAGAATCTCGGAGATGAGCCCGGACCCTCCAAGCCACTTGCGGTAATAACGCTCATCCCTTTCTTCTCTAGTAACTGCGCCGGTTGATAGGTTTACCCGCAAGATCTTGCAGGTGAGAGGTTCCCACGACTCAGTAGTCGTCACTTGTTCCTCGCTAGCCATTCCAATCACCCCGCAAAAGTGCTGTTTGTCTTAATCGTGGTGGCCTGGGAGAGGCAGCCCGCCGCTAACCGGCAGAACTGCACCCGTCACGTACGAAGACATATCAGAAGCCAAAAACAGTGCTGGACCAGCCATTTCTTCTGGCTCACCCATTCTTCCGAGCGGAGCTTTCTTGCCTATCGAATCAAAGAAAGCCTGAGCTTGCTCGGGAGTCATGGAGGCCACAATCTCATCAAAGAAGGGCGTGCGGAACGGGCCGGGCATGATAGCGTTTACGTAGATGTTGTAAGGACCCAGCTCCGCTGCCATGTCAAACGTCAGTCCCAGAACTCCAGCCTTGGCGGCATGGTAGTGAGGATGGGGTGAAGGCGGACTTATGGCTCCGAGTGACGAAATATTGATGATCTTTCCATAGCCGTTTGCCTTCATGTGAGGCACAACCTCTCTGCTGCACAAGAAGACCGCCTTCAAGTTAAGCGCAAGAACCCGGTCCCAGGCTTCTTCCGTGAGCACCGTCAGATTGGTGGGCTTTCCTTGCGCCCCCACCACCGCTCCTGCGTTGTTGACCAAGATGTCGATCTTGCCAAAAGCCGAAACAGTGGCGTCAACCATCTGTCTTACCTGCGCAGCATCGGTTACATCGCACTTAATGAACATGCCCTCGCCGCCGGCGGCCTCGATCTGGCTAACTGTTTCGTTTGCCGCAGTTTCATCGATATCCGCCACGGTCACTTTGGCGCCTTCCCGGGCAAAGGCTACCGAAATAGCTCGTCCCATGCCCTTAGCGCCCCCTGTGACAATAGCCACCCGGCCTTGTAGTAACATTGCCCGCTCCTCTCCCGCGACCTTATGATCTCCTACAACCTAACGTCAATATCGAAAAGATAGTCGTCCCCTCTACGCGCCACCTCGCTCGCCAGCCGTGCTCCACATCGGGGGCAGAAAAACTCGCGAAAACACATCTTGTCTTCGATTTCTTTGGCAAATGAGCGAAACCCGGAACCCAAAGACCCTAGTGGGCTTTCCTTCACCCTGCACCCGTACTTAAAGTTGGAGCCCTGTGGAGCCAGTTCCTGGCCGCAGGTACAGACATACCGCGGTCCATTGGCAGTTCTAGCCAGGCTGAGATGATCGTTTATCACCACTCTTTCGCGCATGTACTACTCGCTCCCTGCCGATAGCCGCTCGCTTCGGCGTCTCTTGCGCTCGAGCTCAGTACCTGCCTCATCTATGCGACCAGCTGCGTCAACCACTACGCCATAGACGAGAAGAGCCGCTTGTGGACTCACTTTACCTTCGCGCAAGTCGCGCTCCACCAAGTCAAGGTCTCGGTCCAGCGGATCCCCATAGCCAGCAAGGTTGGGAAAATTGGTGGTCCAAACACAGCCTTGATCCAACTCGATGGGATCCCCTTTCCAGTATACGGGCTGTTCTTCTCCCCCCATTTGTTCAAAGTCCTGGGGAATGCGGCCAGCAGCTAGAGTTGCGCGCACATCGGAATCCCTTTTCACTCTAAAGAAAGCCCTTCCACCAGGATTCGCCCCCAACAACCCCTGACACTTGGGGAAGCTTTCGTTAGTGTATATGCGCACCTCAAGACGGTCGGTGCCGTGCAGGATCCAGGCTTCTTCAGCCCCCAAGCCACTCCTAAAACGCCCTGCCCCAGCAGCGTCCGCCGGATTGTGCCTGCGGTAAAGAGTAAGCACGGGCCAGGCCATCTCGTTCTCTTCGACATTTGACGCCTCCATGCCCGGCACCCAGTAACTGCCCCCAGTGTCCACTCCGTCTCGCCCCGGCGAGGCTGGCAACGCTCCTACAGCCATGCCGGAGCTCATACCCACAAAGTAGCGGCCATACTGGTTTAAACCGTTGAAAATCCAACCGCCATAGGCGTGCACGTCCGAGATGCCCATGGCCTTATACCGCAGAGGTGGATCGGCACATGCCACCATTTTCGCCACCGCTCCTGAAGCTGTAGCCACCACCATCGGCATGTTGTAGACCCCGGCGGCACTAATAGGCGCAGGGTAGTCAGCGCAGGTGATGGTCCCGGGAACGGGAGAAAACTTGACCCGCCTTGTCACACCGCCGCAGACGCCTCCCAGGTCGTACGCGAGCATCAGAGTGAGAGGGGCGAGCACTGCGCCTACAAAGCCTGCGTAGGTATTGTTGATAGACCCGATCTGAGGAGAGGTCCCCGCATTGTCAACATACAGGTAGTCGCCTTCCTTGCGGATGTTTATCTGACTTACGTAGATGCCGTCGTCGCCGGGAAAAGCGGCTTCAGTGTAGATACGTTCCGACCATCTCCCATCGGGGATCATGGCCAGCTTCTCCACAAAGGCCCGCTCGCCCGCATCCAGGGTCCGTTTCATCACAGCCTTGACCGTAGTGGGACCGTACCGCTCAAGCAGCCGCAAGATGCGCTGGCGGGCCACAGCAAGTCCGGCGAGCGCAGCATGCAAGTCCATAGCCACCGTATCCGGCACACGCGACTGCCGCAGGAAAATGTGCTCAACGTCGCTGCGTAGGCTCCCCCGCTCAACCAACTTGACCGGAGGAAAACAAGGAGGATCTTCCCAGATTGAGCGCGAGTTGAGGCAGAAACTCCCCGGTACCGGCCCACCCACATCGCTGTAATGGACGCAGTTGGCCACCCAACAGAAGAGTTCTCCCTCCCAGAACACGGGCGAAGTCAGACCGGTATCCTGCTGGTGGGAGCTTCCCACATAGGGGTCACTATTTAAGAAAACGTCTCCATCCTCGATGCCGGGATTTTCGCTGCGGTTTTCCAGGATCCATTTGGTCATGATTCCCAGTGTGTTACCCAGGTACATGAGATAAGGACCTAGGAACATCACATCCCCAGTCTCAGTCAGAATGGCGCACTGGAAATCACGATTGATCATCGTGATGGGAGAAATGCTTAGTTTTTGGATGGTGTGGCCATTCTCCATGTTTATGTTTTGCAGACTGTTCCGGATCACCTCATAGGTGATGGGGTCCACCTCCACGTCCTCGGTGAGGGTGTGAAGCCGCAGGCGAGGGGAGATATGGAGTTGCTCGGGCGGGGCATAGCCTCTTGCAATCCCATCCCAGAGGAGCTGCTCATGTTGTCGTGGTGCTTGCTCAGCCCCAGTCTGTCCGGCAATGACGCCCTGCTCGGTCACTGAATCCCCTCCCCATCCAGCCGAAGAACAAAGTTGCCGAAGGCATCACATGCAAGCGTTTGTCCCACCCCTACCGCGATGGAGGTGTAAGGAAGCTCCACCACTGCTGGACCGTCTAGCAAATTGCCTGGCCTTAGCTTGCTCCCATCGTAGACTCGACTTGGCAGACCCCTCATCTGGTCAGGCCAGAATATCGTCCGCTCCTCTACGAAAGCCTCATCTACGTTCCCAGCGCCACCAAATTCTTCTCCTGCTTGTGGCGGTCGCTCTAAGCGCACCACGGCCCTGACCCGAGTGGTAACAAGTTCGATTCCCTGCGACACAATGCCGGCCCCACTGCCATAAAGACGGTCGTAAGTCACGCGAAAATCGTGGACGACCTGGTCCAAATCCTCCTGACGTAGCTCGCCATCCGGAATTCGGACTAACAAACTGTGGAGCCATTGACCGCTGTAGCGAAGAAGCCCAAAACGCTCGAGCTCCACCTGCTCACGGCCATAACCCATCTCAGCCATAGAGCGAAACGCCTGCGACTCAAGCTCAAGGATGATGGCTCTCACGTTCTCTAGCGGGAACGGAGCAAACAAGAGCTGTTCCTTCTCTAGGTTAAGAACCAAGTCGGACGTGGCGCACCCAAAGGCCGAAAGGGTGGAAGCGCCATTACCCAGGGGAATCACCACACCCTGCACACCTAGTTCCTTGGCAAAGTGAAAAGCATGCAGGGGGCCCGCTCCCCCATACGCATAAAGAACAAAGTCGCGCGGGTCAAAACCCCGCATGACCGTCTGCTGGCGGATTAGTTCCGCGGCACGGGCGTTGTTAATTCGGACTATCCCGGCCGCTGTCTCCTCAGGTTTAAGGCCCACCATCTCACCCAGCTTCCCTACTGCCGCCCAGGCCGCCTCGACATCAAGCGGCATGCGGCCCCCGAGGAAACGCGTACTGGAGAGCAAGCCAAGGACCAGATCCGCGTCTGTTACCGTGGGCTCCGTTCCCCCACGCCTGTAACATACCGGCCCTGGATCTGCGCCAGCACTCTCGGGCCCCACCCGTATGGACCGGCTGTAAGGATCAAAGCGAGCGATACTTCCGCCGCCACAGGCAATGGACGTGGTTTCAAGCTGCGGCAGACGATATCGGTATTGACCAACTATCTTTTCTTCGCCTACTAAGGGTTCCCCATCTACAATGAGGCCCACCTCAAAAGAGGTGCCCCCCATGTCGGTGGCAATCACGTTCTTATGCCCGAGCCGCCGGGCAAGTGAAGCTGAACCGATCAACCCCCCCACCGGCCCGGAGCCAAGCGAGGTAAGAGGCGTCTCCACAGCTCGTCTAGCCGGCAACACACCACCTGACACCTGCAAGACCAGTACCGGATGCCTCAGTCCAGCCTCGTGAAGACGATCGGCAGCCCGCTTGAAGCAAGCTGCCGAGGCGGGTGCAATGTAGCTGTTGATAACAGCTGCCACAGTCCTCTCGTACTCGCCCATGCGAGGGGCCACCTGGTGGGAGCAACAGACGTACACATGCGGCGCCACCTGCCGAGCGATTTCCATGGCCCTTAGCTCGTGAGCGGGATTCTTAAAAGACCACAAGAAAGCAATGGCTATGGCCTCGACATGCGCCTCCTCCACCAGGCTGCGCACGGCTTGCTCGACTCCGGTCTCGTCCAAGGGCACTACCACGTTGCCTGCATAATCGATTCGTTCATGGATTTCGCGGATAAGGGCTCGTGGCACTAGTGGCACAGGCTTGTCTGTCGCCTGAGGATGGAAAAGCAGATCAGGTTCGAGCCCCGCGGTGCGGCCGGTGCCACGCATCATAAGAATGGCATCGCCGTGTCCGACTGTGGCCAAAAGACCCGTACGCGCCCCGCGCCTTTCCACCAAGAGGTTTGTTCCCACAGTCGTGCCGAGACTAAAGCGCTCGGTTTGTCTTATCAGTTCCTCCAGGGGGACGCCTATCTCCTCTGCTAGGGCGGCAAGGGCGGCAAACATGCCTTCTGCAAAATCGTGGTGGGTGGTAGCCGCCTTCGCATAGAAGAGGTGACCGTGATCATCCAGAGCGACGCAGTCGGTGAAGGTACCTCCTCCGTCAACCCCTAGGTAGAACCCCATGAAGCACCCCTCCTGCCCGGGGACGTAGTCAATATGTGCTTAGACCGCTCCGAAAGCTGGTGGTTGCCCTATACGAGAAGCCGAACCAGCTCCGTGATGTCGGCCAGATCGTCTAGTCTCGACACTCGCTCGATAACCTCATCCGCTCTGGCTTCGGAAATCGGATACCCAGCATGAGCAAGACAGCTCTTAAATTTCTTCACCACATCTTCAAATGACAACGGACGCGACGGCGTCCCTGTGGGCTGATCGACCTGCTCGGTATAAACGGTCCCGCTCTTGGTGGTGACCGTAACCCGTGCTGGCTCAATTCCCACATCGCCGCGATCCAAGCTGTGGTCAACCTCCACCGTAGTCTTAGCCGTTATGTCGAGAATATCTGGGCTCTTGATGGCCTCGATGCTAAAGTCAGCCAGTGTTGCCCTGCGCCTAGCAAGCGCGGTCGCCACTCCCCAGATGATGCTGAACTGACTATCCACCGGGTTGGTCGGCCGCGACTTTGTCTCAAGAGGAGTAGCAAGTAGAAAGTATGTTCCCTGACCGCAATTAATGAGCACGCGTTCGATATCCTCCGGCCGGAGATTGTGCTTGGTAGCCACAGCCAGCCCCGCGTCGATAAATGCGTGCACGCCGCGGCAGCAAGGATAGGGCTTGATCGACACGTTCATGGTTT is a window of Thermoleophilia bacterium DNA encoding:
- a CDS encoding aldehyde ferredoxin oxidoreductase family protein, with the translated sequence MASEEQVTTTESWEPLTCKILRVNLSTGAVTREERDERYYRKWLGGSGLISEILLKELPEYVDALGPENKLVFACGPVTGTAVYATARHAVGAKSPLSGGIALCQAGEYWGTELRRAGYDVLIVEGKAEKPVFVYVKDGEVSIRDAGHLWGLETKETQAAIRSELGDERVRVAMIGPGGENLVSFACIMHGPFDAAGRGGLGAVMGAKNLKAVAVRGTGRVPVYSRDEVKAINEWLTQKHWKTFWLQQVLAEYGTGGPEMEGMEEIGHLPVKNWKGAPFPGVKNIHGGALKERLGVGMEGCFGCPLRCKKRLRSGAPYFVDEEYGGPEYEAICSLGTNCMVDDPAAVAKANEICNANSLDVISTGTTIAFAMECFERGLITREDTGGLELRFGNGEALVECVRLIARREGIGALLAEGSREAAAKIGKEAEALSVEVKGVHPGMHEPRRLPAFALGFMVNPNGADHCANVHDDIFVTENSLQDFFSLGFLDTLPLDDISPRKVALFKVGHIREFLNDCLLTCHLAYVGVNYDVPTQILRAVTGWNVGAAELIRASERILTAARLFNIRQGLSASDDVLPVRFFEPKTDGPYVAGLDPEKMERAKRYYYFLMGWDEVGVPLPERVEELYIYE
- a CDS encoding ABC transporter ATP-binding protein encodes the protein MSMIAEIKNITVYYGKSLAVSDVSIEVPRGSVVTMIGANGAGKSTVLKALAGLVPIRSGDILFEGESIAHLETYARVRKGIVLVPEGRQLFPYLSVYTNLKLGATTRKDKEGINRSLEYVYHLFPRLKERAKQNAGTLSGGEQQMLAIARGLMADPKLLCLDEPSVGLAPLVVEQVGEVIKEINSRGISVLLVEQNARLALGVAQYGYVLEVGRVVAQGDVETLRRSDIVRRAYLGG
- a CDS encoding hydantoinase/oxoprolinase family protein, which gives rise to MGFYLGVDGGGTFTDCVALDDHGHLFYAKAATTHHDFAEGMFAALAALAEEIGVPLEELIRQTERFSLGTTVGTNLLVERRGARTGLLATVGHGDAILMMRGTGRTAGLEPDLLFHPQATDKPVPLVPRALIREIHERIDYAGNVVVPLDETGVEQAVRSLVEEAHVEAIAIAFLWSFKNPAHELRAMEIARQVAPHVYVCCSHQVAPRMGEYERTVAAVINSYIAPASAACFKRAADRLHEAGLRHPVLVLQVSGGVLPARRAVETPLTSLGSGPVGGLIGSASLARRLGHKNVIATDMGGTSFEVGLIVDGEPLVGEEKIVGQYRYRLPQLETTSIACGGGSIARFDPYSRSIRVGPESAGADPGPVCYRRGGTEPTVTDADLVLGLLSSTRFLGGRMPLDVEAAWAAVGKLGEMVGLKPEETAAGIVRINNARAAELIRQQTVMRGFDPRDFVLYAYGGAGPLHAFHFAKELGVQGVVIPLGNGASTLSAFGCATSDLVLNLEKEQLLFAPFPLENVRAIILELESQAFRSMAEMGYGREQVELERFGLLRYSGQWLHSLLVRIPDGELRQEDLDQVVHDFRVTYDRLYGSGAGIVSQGIELVTTRVRAVVRLERPPQAGEEFGGAGNVDEAFVEERTIFWPDQMRGLPSRVYDGSKLRPGNLLDGPAVVELPYTSIAVGVGQTLACDAFGNFVLRLDGEGIQ
- a CDS encoding acetone carboxylase subunit gamma yields the protein MRERVVINDHLSLARTANGPRYVCTCGQELAPQGSNFKYGCRVKESPLGSLGSGFRSFAKEIEDKMCFREFFCPRCGARLASEVARRGDDYLFDIDVRL
- a CDS encoding peptidylprolyl isomerase: MQATRGAVVSMNYEVRNDQGELLDATDTPIEYLHGYGNIIPGLEKGLEGAEPGEHRSVVVEPAEAYGEFDPDAVVTLPYDAVLEGVQLEPGMRVVGDTPSGPIELIVREVNEDTIVVDANHPLAGQRLYFEVDVVDVRAASEQELAQGYVA
- a CDS encoding SDR family oxidoreductase translates to MLLQGRVAIVTGGAKGMGRAISVAFAREGAKVTVADIDETAANETVSQIEAAGGEGMFIKCDVTDAAQVRQMVDATVSAFGKIDILVNNAGAVVGAQGKPTNLTVLTEEAWDRVLALNLKAVFLCSREVVPHMKANGYGKIINISSLGAISPPSPHPHYHAAKAGVLGLTFDMAAELGPYNIYVNAIMPGPFRTPFFDEIVASMTPEQAQAFFDSIGKKAPLGRMGEPEEMAGPALFLASDMSSYVTGAVLPVSGGLPLPGHHD
- a CDS encoding hydantoinase B/oxoprolinase family protein, whose translation is MTEQGVIAGQTGAEQAPRQHEQLLWDGIARGYAPPEQLHISPRLRLHTLTEDVEVDPITYEVIRNSLQNINMENGHTIQKLSISPITMINRDFQCAILTETGDVMFLGPYLMYLGNTLGIMTKWILENRSENPGIEDGDVFLNSDPYVGSSHQQDTGLTSPVFWEGELFCWVANCVHYSDVGGPVPGSFCLNSRSIWEDPPCFPPVKLVERGSLRSDVEHIFLRQSRVPDTVAMDLHAALAGLAVARQRILRLLERYGPTTVKAVMKRTLDAGERAFVEKLAMIPDGRWSERIYTEAAFPGDDGIYVSQINIRKEGDYLYVDNAGTSPQIGSINNTYAGFVGAVLAPLTLMLAYDLGGVCGGVTRRVKFSPVPGTITCADYPAPISAAGVYNMPMVVATASGAVAKMVACADPPLRYKAMGISDVHAYGGWIFNGLNQYGRYFVGMSSGMAVGALPASPGRDGVDTGGSYWVPGMEASNVEENEMAWPVLTLYRRHNPADAAGAGRFRSGLGAEEAWILHGTDRLEVRIYTNESFPKCQGLLGANPGGRAFFRVKRDSDVRATLAAGRIPQDFEQMGGEEQPVYWKGDPIELDQGCVWTTNFPNLAGYGDPLDRDLDLVERDLREGKVSPQAALLVYGVVVDAAGRIDEAGTELERKRRRSERLSAGSE
- a CDS encoding methylaspartate mutase subunit E codes for the protein MSEPGGNSLIKVRQKRIDEDVFMEMRKEVLAVWPTGREVDLEEAVEYQRSLPDSKRFHKILERIHKEGPISLFPRQGTPLLEDEIKLVQSLNELGIHLLPLTTDSYTRNLELEKVEKGLEETRRTGKPALNGYPIINYGVKNNRKLVEACDGALDPRSSRVGQRLVAEIAFASGMNAFPNSFFGWIAGYDKKATVEECIETAQYTARLIGYYADHGVIITTDCHGWLPNFVIPMSVNMATQIIEALVSAEQGVKSVFPQVNIQGCLVQDLADMRVLPRLMREYLDRFGYTDVMIPGVFGSQSPLYPFPQELGSAFGYIGYTAMTAALGGVDVCSVKTVDEAAGVPTMDAHLESYRAAMWVFGVMHDQKIEVNDPAIKREEEIAEAEVRAILDKVIELGDGDIVVGTVKAVAAGVLDSPFSINIHAQDKVMGIRDLEGITRYIEFGNLPIPEEIKEFHRQRVAEREKAEGRKLDYYAAIEDFWAISRGRLKGVPKQ
- a CDS encoding antibiotic biosynthesis monooxygenase, coding for MLIVTARVKLRAGSADQFVAAVKKMKESMASDPGVIEYTLCRSTKDPNEFLFYERYENEEAFAYHLSTDHFKTLAAEIDPLMESPGEIGHWTVVL